The Thermococcus sp. 4557 genomic sequence AAGTGAACTTGCCGACTATGGCTATCGCCACAAATATCTCGGCCTCTGGTATCAGGTGGTCGGTGGTTCTGAGGCCGTAGTCGGAGGGGATTACAAAGTTGTTGGAGCCGAGCTTTTCCTCGAGTATCTCAAGGATGGCCTTCTCGGTGTGGGTGTGGTAGAGTATCGTGGGCTCGCTCAGGTAGACGAGCGGGCCGTAAGTTTCCTTCTTCTTTTTCTTGAAGAATCCAAGCATGGGACCACCTCAGGTGGGGATAATGTCATCATCTTGGCATCAGGAGGGATGACACTCTTCATCGGTTCGCAACCTAAATTTACCCCGTTTAGGCCTTTTTTCGGTCAAAGGGGCATTTTCGGCGGAGTGGGCGTCATCGGTCAAAGGGGCCATATTACCCCCACTTCCCTAGAGGTGGTGGAAAAAAGAGGGTTAATAAGCTTTTGTCTAAATGTCACCAACTCCCGACCCCGCCCTGAGGGACGAGGCTTTCAAAAGAAAAAATGTCAAACGCCGAATGGGCACTATTGCCCCTCCCCTGCACAGAGGCGGCCCTCCTGCATGCATCGAATTTCATCGCCGGTGGTGTACCTCAAACTCGGAAGCTCGAAGAGATATTCAAAGGGGGAGCCGAAGTAGCCGTGCAGGGAATAAAAGTGGTCCATCTCTCCAAAGCTCTCGAACCTCCGTATCCTCGCCACGCATTCCTCCGGGGGAACGTCCCCACGCAGGGGGCAGTATCCGTCCAGCCGCACGGACTCCGACGTCCCATCCCCTGAGGTTTTCAGACCAATCGGCGGGAACCAGTCGTAGAGCTCCCATTTGCCCTCATCGGGGTAGTATACAGTCAGGAAGGCGTGTCCGGGAACCATCGTGAGGAAGTACCTCGCCCTTATCCCGTGCTCACGGTTTATCCTGGAGATTACGGCGTACGCCACGACGTGCCAGTCATCGCAGTCCCCGCAGTGGGTCACAACGTACCTCGGGTCCTTCGTGGGGCCTCCTGCGCAGTATTTTGCCTTTTCCACCATCACCTCGTAGGCCGTCCCCCTGAGATAGAGAACGTACTGATCAGAGGGAACGTGCTTCTCATCCACCCTCCCCTTGGCCTCGGCTATTACGGAGGTCACGAAATTCTGAACGGGGGTAGAGTTCAGTATCCCGGGGAGGTCCTCCCTCGGAAAGGCGGTGTAACTCCAGTACGGGTAAACGTACGAGGTGTTCTGAACCTTGGCCAGGTGATAGTCGTAGGTATGCTCCAGAAGGCTCTCAGAAACGCTCTTGTCCACCGTACCGGCCATCCCGAGGTAAACGCCGAGGACATCGTAAACGGCCTCGATAAGATTCGTCGCAAAATCGTCCCAAGGTTCCCCCACCACCGGAATCTCCCTTAACCGTCCCGTGTTGTGGCCAACGAGACTTGTCATGAGGAAGAGCACGATCAGGGGAACCGCCGCTGCACGGTACACTCCCATGGCGAATTCCGGTTACCCCAAAGGGATTTTAAGGTTTTTGCCGATGAAAAGACGGTGGTGACATGCGAATCGTCCCTCTCGCCTCCGAGAGCCTCGGTGTGAGGAGCCTGGCAGTCTTCGTTGAAGCATCCGGGATAAAAGTCCTCATAGACCCCGGCGTTGCCCTCGGGCCTAAGCGCTACGGCCTTTCCCCTGCGAAGGTCGAGATAGAGACGCTCCATAGAATGCGCCGCAAGCTTCAGGGCTACGCCCGAAGGGCGGACGTGGTCACCATCTCCCACTACCACTACGACCACCACACGCCTTTCTTTGAGGGCCTCTACGAGAGCTCCAGCGAGGAATGCGCCAGAGAAATCTACTCCGGAAAGCTCCTCCTCATAAAGCACCCGAGGGAGAACATCAACTTCAGCCAGAGGAAGCGTGCCTGGGCCTTCATGAAGAACGTCGAGCCGATAGCGGAGAGGATAGAGTTCGCGGACGGGGGGAGCTTCGACCTCGGCGGCGTTACGCTGGAGTTCTCCCCTGCAGTTCCTCACGGGAGTGATGGCTCGAAGCTCGGCTTCGTGGTCATGGTCATGATCGACGACGGCTTCCGCTTAATCCACGCCAGCGACATCCAGCTCCTCAACAGGAAGGCCGTTGAGTGGATAGTGGAGAAGAATCCGGACCTGCTCATCACGGGCGGGCCGCCGACCTACCTCGGGAGGCGCGCCGAGGGCAGCTGGGAAACGGGCATCAAGAACCTCAACGAGATAATCCGCGAAACCGGTGCCGAGATAGTACTCGACCACCACATCATCAGGGACAAACGTTATCCGGAGTTCTTCGGTGAGCTGGAGGAAACCCCAAAGACGTTCGCTGGTTATCTGAAGGTTGAAGACAGGCCCCTTGAGGCCTACAGGCGGGAGCTTCACAAAAGGGAACGCGGAGAAAGCGTCGAGCTGCCCTTCAGGTTAGGTTGAGAGGAACCCACCATCAACTGGAATTACAGCCCCGTTGACGTAGCTCGCCAGGTCGCTCGCCAGGAAGAGCATGACCCTCGCAACTTCGTCGGGCTCTCCAAAGCGGCCCATCGGGAGGCGCGCGTTGAAGTTGAACGAGATGCCTATCTTCTCCATGTCAAACTTCATTATCGCCTCCTTTTTCAGCTTTCTGACGCCCTCTGTCTCTATGCCCCCCGGGACCACCACGTTGGCCCGGATTTTCTTGCCGTAGTCCCTCGCTATCGCCCTGGTGAGGGCAACCACGCCAAGCTTGGCCGCGTCGTAGTGGGCCAGTCCCTTTGCAAAGGGTAGAAACGCCTCTATGGAGCTCACGTTGATTATGACTCCTCCCCTGTCCTTCCTCGCCCGGACGAAGTGCT encodes the following:
- a CDS encoding SDR family NAD(P)-dependent oxidoreductase, with translation MTGTKPLSELISLRGRRAMITGAASGIGRATALRFAEAGADLELVDIDEFGLKETKALAEEFGVEVGIHRLDLSKKIEVDALWEALKGREPDILVNNAGVYWFKDFTEVDEGFYKRVMAINLDSVFWMCQHFVRARKDRGGVIINVSSIEAFLPFAKGLAHYDAAKLGVVALTRAIARDYGKKIRANVVVPGGIETEGVRKLKKEAIMKFDMEKIGISFNFNARLPMGRFGEPDEVARVMLFLASDLASYVNGAVIPVDGGFLST
- a CDS encoding MBL fold metallo-hydrolase; protein product: MRIVPLASESLGVRSLAVFVEASGIKVLIDPGVALGPKRYGLSPAKVEIETLHRMRRKLQGYARRADVVTISHYHYDHHTPFFEGLYESSSEECAREIYSGKLLLIKHPRENINFSQRKRAWAFMKNVEPIAERIEFADGGSFDLGGVTLEFSPAVPHGSDGSKLGFVVMVMIDDGFRLIHASDIQLLNRKAVEWIVEKNPDLLITGGPPTYLGRRAEGSWETGIKNLNEIIRETGAEIVLDHHIIRDKRYPEFFGELEETPKTFAGYLKVEDRPLEAYRRELHKRERGESVELPFRLG